A region of the Silene latifolia isolate original U9 population chromosome 9, ASM4854445v1, whole genome shotgun sequence genome:
AGCATACTATGCTCATTGGCATTATCCGTCCTCCTTTTGTGTATGCCTTTGCTGCTCTATTGCGGAATTGTACCTCATCCAGAACTCGACGAGGGTTCCAAAGTGGCTTTCAGACCGCTTGAAATAGCTGTTTGAACTTTCGGATCTCTGGGTTGTTCGCAACAAACAACCAAGAGGCAGATCCCGAAAGTATGCCGGTATCCACTTTTGTCTGATTGCAAAGACATACTTCAACCACCGGTTGCTTTCCATACCATGGGCTTCAATAACAGTTTTCCAATTCTGTTCAAATTCGCCTGGCTCGAGGTCGACATCCCACACAACGGCATTTATGTCGGTCATAAATTCCGTATCATTGCAGATTGCCCTTCCCACTTTCTCAGGCATTTTCTGCATGATGTGCCACATGAAATACTTGTGCACAGAATTGTAGAAGACATTTGGACAGGCCTTTTTAATTCCATGGCACTGGTCTGTAATTACACATTGAGGTTGCTGCTGCCCCATTGCTTCGAGGAATTTTTTAAAAATCCACTCAAATGAATGCTGACTCTCGAAGTCAAGTAACCCAGCTGCAAAAGTCAccgtcttcttgttgtggtctactacggtgaagggagtaaacaccatgaaatatttgtttgtcccataagtagggtcaaacgagatcgtgtctccatacaacttgtagttgtttatcccttccttatcagcccaaataaccttcgtcaagcatttgttctcatcctgatcataagcaaaatagaacccctttgtttcagccagcattttgaaatgcccaatgaacatactagcatccttatcc
Encoded here:
- the LOC141601889 gene encoding protein FAR1-RELATED SEQUENCE 1-like, with product MGQQQPQCVITDQCHGIKKACPNVFYNSVHKYFMWHIMQKMPEKVGRAICNDTEFMTDINAVVWDVDLEPGEFEQNWKTVIEAHGMESNRWLKYVFAIRQKWIPAYFRDLPLGCLLRTTQRSESSNSYFKRSESHFGTLVEFWMRYNSAIEQQRHTQKEDG